The Dehalococcoidia bacterium genome includes a window with the following:
- a CDS encoding thiamine pyrophosphate-requiring protein, whose amino-acid sequence MTLYDPARTTVLPAEIAMDGADAVVAQLVAAGVETVFINSGTDTFPVQEAIAKRHALGLPAPRVVLCLDEMVAGAAAHGHFMISQRPQAVLVHVDVGTQQLGGALHNAQRSRIGMLICAGRAPSAIDGGGEFRKARKSHIHWIQEQLDQHGIVRNYTKWDYELRSSRQAGEVVQRALQVAASAPAGPVYLVLPLEALLDPAPHAITPPERFAPVAGPAPRPELIDRAAGLLAAATSPLIVAGMAGSNPATVPALVALAETLGAPVVTDGQRLCFPTTHPLWADSGDATPFVADADVLLSVDIEVPYIPARAQPPADGKHITLGLDPINPSVPLLGFPVDIAISADPLLALDALTAAVRDRLRGREEAIAARRAAVEAANAARHRRYRALAQEQLTRAPISPLALFATLAEVIDDRWTVLDESVGASPWLTRLVPRTLPGTLFKSGGSSLGWALGAALGVKLADPRREVVAVVGDGTFVYGCPTASLWAADVQKTPFLTVINNNRQHAATRNALRIGYPESYAERTGSWPGILIDPPPDYAALARACRAHGETVDRIEDLKPALERAVAAVRGGQAAVVDVRTTHLVG is encoded by the coding sequence ATGACGTTGTACGATCCCGCGCGGACAACGGTGCTGCCGGCGGAGATAGCGATGGACGGCGCCGACGCCGTGGTGGCGCAGCTCGTTGCCGCTGGCGTTGAGACCGTGTTCATCAACAGCGGGACCGACACCTTCCCGGTACAAGAGGCGATCGCGAAGCGCCATGCCCTCGGGCTGCCCGCGCCCCGCGTCGTTCTCTGCCTCGATGAGATGGTCGCCGGGGCAGCCGCCCATGGGCACTTCATGATCAGCCAGCGGCCCCAAGCCGTCCTCGTTCATGTCGATGTCGGCACGCAGCAGCTCGGCGGCGCGCTCCATAATGCTCAGCGCAGCCGGATCGGGATGCTGATCTGCGCCGGCCGCGCCCCGTCCGCGATCGACGGCGGCGGGGAGTTCCGCAAAGCGCGGAAGTCCCATATTCACTGGATTCAAGAGCAGCTGGACCAGCACGGGATTGTCCGCAACTACACCAAGTGGGACTACGAACTCCGAAGCAGCCGGCAAGCCGGCGAGGTGGTGCAGCGCGCGCTCCAAGTGGCAGCGAGCGCGCCGGCAGGCCCCGTCTACCTCGTGCTGCCGCTCGAGGCGCTGCTCGACCCTGCGCCCCACGCAATCACGCCGCCGGAGCGGTTCGCCCCCGTTGCTGGTCCCGCACCGCGCCCTGAGCTGATCGACCGCGCTGCCGGCCTGCTCGCCGCTGCGACCTCGCCGCTGATCGTCGCAGGGATGGCAGGCAGCAACCCGGCGACAGTCCCGGCGCTTGTAGCGCTGGCCGAGACGCTCGGCGCGCCGGTCGTCACCGATGGTCAGCGGCTCTGCTTCCCAACGACCCACCCGCTCTGGGCCGACAGCGGCGACGCCACGCCTTTTGTCGCCGACGCGGATGTTCTCCTGAGCGTCGATATCGAGGTGCCCTATATCCCCGCCCGAGCACAGCCGCCCGCCGACGGGAAGCACATCACGCTGGGGCTCGACCCAATCAATCCGTCAGTGCCGCTTCTCGGCTTTCCGGTGGACATCGCCATCTCCGCCGACCCGCTGCTCGCCCTCGACGCGCTGACGGCGGCGGTGCGCGACCGGCTCCGGGGCCGTGAAGAAGCGATCGCCGCGCGGCGGGCAGCAGTAGAAGCCGCCAACGCGGCGCGCCACCGCCGCTACCGGGCTCTGGCGCAGGAGCAGCTGACCCGCGCGCCGATCTCTCCCCTCGCGCTCTTCGCCACCCTCGCCGAGGTGATCGACGACCGCTGGACCGTGCTCGACGAGTCGGTGGGGGCCTCGCCGTGGCTGACGCGCCTCGTGCCGCGGACGCTTCCCGGAACGCTGTTCAAGAGCGGCGGGTCATCGCTCGGCTGGGCGCTCGGCGCCGCGCTCGGCGTCAAGCTCGCCGACCCGAGACGCGAGGTTGTCGCCGTCGTCGGCGACGGCACGTTCGTTTATGGCTGCCCGACCGCCTCGCTCTGGGCCGCCGACGTGCAGAAGACCCCCTTCCTGACCGTGATCAACAACAACCGCCAGCACGCCGCCACCCGCAACGCGCTGCGCATCGGCTATCCGGAGAGCTACGCCGAGCGAACGGGCAGCTGGCCCGGTATTCTCATCGATCCGCCGCCCGACTACGCGGCGCTGGCTCGCGCTTGCCGCGCTCACGGCGAGACAGTCGACCGGATCGAGGACCTCAAGCCGGCGCTCGAGCGCGCCGTCGCCGCTGTCCGCGGCGGGCAGGCGGCGGTGGTCGACGTCCGCACCACCCACCTCGTGGGGTGA
- a CDS encoding protein kinase, translating to MERVAVQDLVGQQIGPYRVIGLLGHGGMASVYRAIQPGLEREIALKVMTKEQAALDPEFAERFRREAAAIARLRHPNIVSVIDFGELPQLTYLAMELVPAGSLRDFAGMVLPLDYAAQIVVQVAAALDAAHEHGIVHRDVKPANILFHDRGSLFDPSGGPARPPWVMLADFGIARVAAEQSLTQAGVGLGTPEYMSPEQATGQRVDGRSDIYSLGIVLYEMLTGQIPFRGKSPVQVALQHVRTPLPPPRTVNPALPPAVEAVILTACAKRPEDRYPSAGAFAAALAAAVGLRTGPARLATGMPAAAARSAPKSGAAPLAGCRRVGSGLLALAVLLGGSACWIAAGLRQRR from the coding sequence GTGGAGCGCGTCGCCGTGCAAGACCTTGTCGGACAGCAAATTGGCCCGTATCGGGTGATCGGTCTGCTGGGGCACGGCGGGATGGCAAGCGTCTACCGGGCGATCCAGCCGGGGCTTGAGCGCGAGATCGCCCTCAAAGTGATGACCAAGGAGCAAGCGGCGCTCGACCCGGAGTTTGCCGAGCGGTTCCGGCGCGAGGCGGCGGCGATCGCTCGCCTGCGTCACCCGAATATCGTCAGCGTCATTGACTTCGGAGAGCTGCCGCAGCTGACCTATCTTGCGATGGAGCTCGTGCCGGCGGGGTCGCTGCGCGACTTCGCGGGGATGGTTCTGCCGCTTGACTACGCCGCCCAGATCGTGGTTCAGGTCGCCGCCGCTCTCGATGCCGCGCACGAGCACGGCATCGTTCACCGCGATGTCAAGCCGGCGAATATCCTCTTCCACGATCGCGGCTCGCTGTTCGACCCGTCCGGCGGGCCAGCGCGGCCGCCGTGGGTGATGCTGGCCGATTTCGGGATTGCGCGGGTGGCCGCTGAGCAGTCGCTCACCCAAGCGGGCGTCGGGCTCGGCACGCCCGAGTACATGAGCCCAGAGCAGGCAACGGGCCAGCGGGTGGATGGCCGGAGCGACATCTATTCGCTCGGCATCGTTCTCTACGAGATGCTGACCGGGCAGATCCCGTTTCGCGGCAAGTCGCCGGTTCAGGTGGCGCTGCAGCATGTGCGCACGCCGCTGCCCCCGCCCCGGACGGTCAACCCTGCCCTCCCCCCTGCCGTCGAGGCGGTGATCCTCACCGCCTGCGCCAAGCGCCCGGAGGACCGCTATCCGAGCGCCGGTGCCTTCGCGGCGGCGCTGGCGGCCGCCGTTGGTCTCCGCACTGGTCCAGCGCGCCTTGCCACGGGGATGCCAGCGGCCGCGGCGCGCAGCGCGCCGAAGAGTGGCGCCGCCCCCCTGGCGGGCTGCCGTCGCGTCGGCAGCGGGCTGCTGGCGCTGGCGGTGCTCCTCGGAGGAAGCGCCTGCTGGATTGCCGCCGGGCTGCGGCAGCGGCGCTGA
- a CDS encoding nucleotide exchange factor GrpE, protein MTQESEARPATDTAAALEEALKTERDKADSYLNNWRRAEADLQNYKRRTDQEKGELIRYGSAPLIKELLGVLDDLERALASAGDQDSPIVQGVELTRRNFVAALERYGVSEIPALGETFDPNLHEAVMQAPGAENKVITVIKKGYRLHDRILRPAMVAVGTGEPAAAEQPAAPATDADHPATLATNEEAN, encoded by the coding sequence ATGACCCAGGAATCCGAGGCGCGTCCCGCAACCGATACCGCGGCGGCCCTCGAAGAAGCGCTCAAGACGGAGCGCGACAAAGCAGATAGCTACTTGAATAACTGGCGGCGTGCTGAAGCGGATCTCCAGAACTACAAGCGGCGCACGGACCAAGAGAAGGGAGAGCTGATCCGGTACGGGAGCGCTCCTCTCATCAAAGAGCTCCTCGGCGTTCTCGATGATCTTGAGCGCGCGCTCGCCAGCGCCGGCGACCAAGACAGCCCGATCGTTCAGGGGGTCGAGCTGACGCGCCGCAACTTTGTCGCTGCGCTCGAGCGCTACGGCGTGAGCGAAATCCCGGCGCTCGGGGAGACGTTCGACCCGAACCTGCACGAGGCCGTGATGCAGGCGCCCGGCGCCGAAAATAAGGTCATCACGGTGATCAAGAAAGGCTATCGCCTGCACGACCGGATCTTGCGTCCGGCGATGGTGGCTGTCGGGACGGGCGAGCCCGCAGCAGCCGAGCAGCCCGCCGCGCCGGCCACTGATGCCGATCACCCTGCTACGCTAGCCACCAACGAAGAGGCGAACTAG
- a CDS encoding ABC transporter ATP-binding protein/permease — protein sequence MAMMGGGGWHGGLRGAAMDDTLGAIYNAKVVKRLGAYLKPHGHRLAFGTLMMIVVALSTLAMPYLVKVAIDGPIAHGDLGGVGLVAMAYLAASLISWGASYLQVAAMSVAAQRVLVTLRSEMFDKLMAVEQSFYDRNEVGRLMSRVMNDVSTLQELLTSGMLQLLSDVLTLLGILIVMITMSAKLTMVSFVVIPVLIGVTWVWQGRARDAYRAVRATISVVNAGLQENISGVRVIQSLSRETSNRRRFDQLNARHLEANLRATRLSALAQPVVELISAVALALVIAYGGALVIGGELTAGALVAFALYVNRFFEPIRDLTLRITTMQQAMASGERILEVIDTPVTIVNAARPVMLRPIRGDIVFDRVEFSYVPGVPVLRGLTLHIPAGQTVALVGHTGAGKSTIVNLVARFYDVTGGSIRIDGVDVREIDLATLRSQIGWVPQDPFLFSGTIRDNLRFGKLDASDAEIEAAARVIGAHEMILRLPDGYDTNIRERGNLLSAGQKQLISFVRALLANPRILILDEATATIDTATEALIQRGLAQLLQGRTSIVIAHRLSTVKNADLVVVLEHGQVVETGRHDELLQRGGAYHRLYTMTYAAVG from the coding sequence ATGGCCATGATGGGAGGCGGCGGCTGGCATGGAGGACTGCGCGGCGCCGCAATGGACGACACCCTTGGCGCGATCTACAACGCCAAGGTGGTCAAGCGGCTTGGAGCGTACCTGAAGCCGCACGGACACCGCCTTGCGTTCGGCACACTGATGATGATCGTCGTCGCGCTGAGCACCCTTGCGATGCCGTATCTGGTCAAGGTCGCGATCGACGGGCCGATCGCCCACGGCGATCTCGGCGGCGTCGGCCTCGTCGCGATGGCCTACCTCGCGGCAAGCCTGATCAGCTGGGGCGCCAGCTATCTCCAGGTCGCTGCGATGTCAGTCGCCGCGCAGCGCGTGCTGGTGACGCTCCGCAGCGAGATGTTCGACAAGCTGATGGCCGTCGAGCAGTCGTTCTACGACCGGAATGAAGTCGGCCGCCTCATGAGCCGCGTCATGAACGACGTCAGCACGCTTCAAGAGCTGCTGACGAGCGGTATGCTCCAACTGCTTTCGGACGTGCTGACCCTTCTCGGCATCCTCATTGTGATGATCACGATGAGCGCCAAACTAACGATGGTCAGCTTCGTCGTCATCCCGGTGCTGATTGGCGTCACTTGGGTATGGCAGGGCCGTGCCCGCGACGCCTACCGCGCGGTCCGCGCCACGATCTCGGTAGTGAACGCCGGTCTGCAGGAAAACATCTCGGGCGTGCGCGTCATCCAGAGCCTGAGCCGCGAAACGAGCAACCGCCGGCGCTTCGACCAGCTCAACGCGCGTCATCTGGAAGCCAACTTGCGGGCGACGCGGCTCTCGGCGCTTGCCCAGCCGGTCGTCGAACTGATCAGCGCAGTGGCGCTCGCGCTCGTCATCGCCTACGGCGGCGCGCTCGTCATCGGCGGAGAGCTGACAGCGGGCGCGCTCGTGGCGTTCGCTCTTTATGTCAATCGCTTCTTCGAGCCGATCCGCGATCTCACGCTGCGCATTACAACGATGCAGCAGGCGATGGCCTCCGGCGAGCGCATTCTCGAGGTGATCGACACGCCCGTGACGATCGTCAACGCCGCGCGCCCGGTGATGCTCCGGCCGATCCGCGGCGATATCGTCTTCGATCGCGTGGAATTTTCCTATGTGCCAGGCGTGCCCGTGCTCCGAGGGCTGACTTTGCACATCCCTGCCGGCCAGACAGTGGCGCTCGTCGGCCACACGGGAGCAGGGAAGAGCACGATTGTCAATCTCGTTGCCCGCTTCTACGACGTAACGGGCGGCAGTATCCGCATCGACGGCGTGGATGTGCGCGAGATCGACCTCGCGACCCTGCGCTCCCAGATCGGCTGGGTGCCGCAGGATCCTTTCCTCTTCTCGGGAACGATCCGCGACAATCTGCGCTTCGGCAAACTGGACGCGAGCGATGCGGAGATTGAAGCGGCAGCGCGCGTGATCGGGGCGCACGAGATGATCCTGCGCCTGCCCGACGGGTACGACACGAACATCCGAGAGCGAGGAAACCTGCTTTCCGCAGGCCAGAAACAGCTGATCTCCTTTGTCCGCGCCCTCCTTGCCAACCCGCGCATTCTCATCCTTGACGAAGCGACAGCAACTATCGACACTGCCACCGAGGCGCTCATCCAGCGGGGACTGGCGCAGCTGCTCCAAGGGCGCACCTCGATCGTCATCGCGCATCGGCTCTCGACGGTGAAGAATGCTGACCTTGTCGTCGTCCTCGAACACGGGCAGGTAGTCGAAACCGGCCGTCACGACGAGCTGCTCCAGCGCGGCGGGGCATATCACCGCCTCTACACCATGACCTACGCCGCCGTCGGCTGA
- a CDS encoding GYD domain-containing protein, producing MAYYMIQVAYSKEAWAALIKHPHNRMERLYAPIDRMEGRIIGSWLSFGEYDLVMILDLPDNAAAAAVAMTFAAGGATKSVKTTPLMTWDEGIQAMHIAGRSDYIPPHEVEGV from the coding sequence ATGGCCTACTACATGATTCAAGTGGCGTATTCGAAAGAGGCGTGGGCAGCGCTGATCAAGCATCCCCATAACCGGATGGAGCGGCTTTACGCGCCGATCGATCGGATGGAAGGGCGCATTATCGGCTCGTGGCTCTCCTTCGGCGAATACGACCTCGTCATGATCCTCGACCTGCCAGATAACGCCGCGGCCGCCGCCGTCGCGATGACCTTCGCCGCCGGCGGCGCAACCAAGAGCGTCAAGACCACGCCGCTGATGACGTGGGACGAGGGCATCCAAGCGATGCATATTGCCGGCCGGAGCGACTACATCCCGCCGCACGAAGTAGAAGGAGTGTGA
- a CDS encoding N-acetylmuramoyl-L-alanine amidase, with protein MRALIRLLVLLAATLPLPPPAAAQAADYPIRNGWFFTQTAGGQPGGYSVTDDGAPFWTSFRQLGGVDALGYPVSRRMLWDGQPAQAFQKGVLHWRPDLNRMVLVNVFDELTKAGKDPWLREVRLVPRPQPIPDEDKLDFGTITVRRLALLEANPAISARYWAADDPLTFYGLPVSPIEDYGSVAVVRLQRAVLQQWKTNRPWARAGDVVVANGGDVAKEAGLFPAAATAPEPPGGAPPGPLPVVSAASPAPVVTPYAATAPLPTSTPRSAAPAGPAGSPLPTVTPTATPAPSSASAGLPAAPSQRAADLTFPLAIPTAPPPPPEPPGGYIIALDPGHGGPDSGATVRFDDGFILREKDVNLTVSRKLAQFLREAGFAVVMTRDSDVAVNRERRDLNGDGAIDMRDELQARIDIANAAKAHLFLSIHHNGHERTELNGLEIYSCGNREFAAQNRRLAALAEDSILRAVRAAGYPLASRGQKDCYNSAVDKSYFVIGPVDLAAGRPRATAMPGIIGEAMFITNPADAAALRSDAILTAQARGYLEAVRRYFGK; from the coding sequence ATGCGCGCGCTCATTCGCCTCCTTGTTCTGCTGGCCGCCACGCTCCCGCTCCCTCCGCCGGCCGCCGCCCAAGCGGCCGATTACCCCATCAGGAACGGCTGGTTCTTCACGCAGACTGCCGGGGGCCAGCCGGGCGGCTACAGCGTCACCGACGACGGCGCCCCGTTCTGGACGTCGTTTCGCCAGCTCGGCGGTGTCGATGCGCTCGGCTACCCGGTCAGCCGGCGCATGCTCTGGGACGGTCAGCCCGCTCAAGCGTTCCAGAAGGGGGTCCTGCACTGGCGGCCGGACCTGAACCGGATGGTACTCGTCAACGTCTTCGATGAGCTGACCAAAGCGGGCAAAGACCCGTGGCTGCGCGAGGTTCGGCTTGTCCCGCGTCCTCAGCCGATCCCCGATGAGGACAAGCTCGATTTCGGGACGATCACTGTCCGCCGCCTCGCGCTCCTAGAGGCGAACCCGGCGATCAGCGCCCGCTACTGGGCGGCGGACGACCCCCTCACCTTCTACGGCCTGCCAGTCTCGCCGATCGAAGACTACGGCAGCGTCGCAGTGGTGCGCCTTCAGCGGGCAGTCCTCCAGCAGTGGAAGACCAATCGGCCGTGGGCGCGGGCGGGCGATGTCGTTGTCGCCAACGGCGGGGATGTCGCGAAGGAGGCTGGCCTGTTCCCTGCGGCAGCAACTGCGCCGGAGCCGCCCGGCGGCGCGCCCCCCGGTCCGCTGCCCGTCGTGAGCGCGGCCTCCCCCGCTCCTGTGGTCACCCCCTATGCCGCCACTGCGCCGCTGCCCACCTCCACGCCGCGAAGCGCGGCCCCTGCCGGGCCGGCCGGCAGCCCGCTGCCGACGGTCACGCCGACTGCGACCCCTGCTCCCTCAAGCGCGTCAGCGGGGCTGCCCGCGGCGCCTAGTCAGCGCGCTGCCGACCTCACCTTCCCGCTCGCAATCCCCACTGCCCCGCCGCCGCCGCCGGAGCCGCCGGGGGGGTACATCATCGCTCTCGACCCCGGCCACGGCGGTCCCGACTCGGGCGCGACAGTCCGGTTCGACGATGGGTTCATCTTGCGGGAGAAGGATGTCAACCTGACGGTCTCGAGGAAGCTGGCGCAGTTCCTGCGCGAGGCGGGCTTCGCTGTCGTCATGACGCGGGACAGCGACGTTGCGGTCAATCGGGAGCGCCGCGACCTCAACGGCGACGGCGCGATCGATATGCGGGACGAACTGCAAGCGCGCATCGACATCGCGAACGCTGCGAAAGCGCACCTCTTCCTCTCCATCCACCACAATGGCCACGAGCGGACCGAACTGAACGGGCTCGAGATCTACTCCTGCGGGAACCGCGAGTTTGCGGCCCAGAACCGTCGTCTTGCCGCACTCGCCGAGGATTCGATCCTCAGGGCCGTGCGGGCCGCGGGCTACCCCCTCGCGAGCCGCGGCCAGAAAGACTGCTACAACAGCGCGGTCGACAAGTCGTACTTTGTTATCGGCCCCGTTGACCTCGCCGCCGGCCGCCCGCGTGCCACCGCGATGCCGGGCATTATCGGTGAAGCGATGTTCATCACCAATCCGGCCGATGCCGCCGCTCTCCGCAGCGACGCCATCCTCACCGCGCAAGCGCGCGGCTATCTCGAGGCAGTCAGGCGCTACTTCGGCAAGTGA
- a CDS encoding ABC transporter ATP-binding protein/permease has protein sequence MPAVLRLFGYLRPYWRQVLLAVGAMIGTTGFSLIVPWLTGQAIDVGIAAAQPGLLPVFAGAVVASTLLRGLSAFGQTYFGEWLAQRVAYDLRNAIYDHVQNLSFRFHDRAQTGELMSRATADVEAVRWFFAFAVTGLAQIVLLVAGIVVILFHVAPKLALVTLAFVPLAVLAAARVGSVLRPSWARIQEQMGTMTTYLQESLAGIRIVRAFGREPERVAGFRAENETLHHLQVRQARLQAFNMPLMTLILSLATAVSLWVGGQDVLAGTLSVGELAAYLGYLTLLALPVRRLGFLINTVARAHAAGQRIFDLLDTTSEVQDRPGAIELPPVVGHVRFEHVSFGYDERTTVLKDITIEARPGEVVALLGATGSGKSTITLLLPRFYDVTAGRITIDGYDIRDVTIHSLRRQIGIVLQEPFLFSATIRDNIAYGREDAPFEKIVEAAKLAGAHDFIMSFPHGYDTWVGERGVTLSGGQKQRIAIARTLLLNPRILILDDSTSSVDTQTEHQIQRALYELMKGRTTFVIAHRLRTIQNADQILVLEHGRIVERGTHEDLVRNDGFYRRIYDLQLRDQEEMQAMAGRGEARRLESRAGAWP, from the coding sequence ATGCCAGCTGTCCTTCGGCTTTTTGGCTATCTTCGACCGTACTGGCGGCAAGTGCTGCTCGCCGTCGGGGCGATGATCGGCACGACCGGCTTCAGCCTGATCGTCCCCTGGCTGACAGGGCAAGCGATCGACGTCGGGATTGCCGCCGCCCAGCCGGGGCTGCTCCCTGTGTTTGCCGGCGCGGTGGTGGCGAGCACCCTGCTGCGCGGGCTGAGCGCCTTCGGCCAGACCTATTTCGGTGAATGGCTCGCGCAGCGCGTCGCTTACGACTTGCGGAACGCGATCTACGACCACGTTCAGAACCTCTCCTTCCGCTTCCACGACCGCGCGCAGACCGGCGAGTTGATGTCGCGGGCGACCGCCGACGTCGAGGCGGTCCGCTGGTTCTTCGCCTTTGCCGTGACCGGGCTGGCCCAGATCGTGCTGCTGGTGGCCGGCATCGTCGTCATCCTCTTCCACGTTGCCCCGAAACTGGCGTTGGTGACGCTCGCCTTCGTGCCGCTTGCCGTCCTCGCCGCGGCACGCGTTGGCAGCGTTCTTCGGCCGTCGTGGGCGCGCATCCAAGAGCAGATGGGAACGATGACGACCTATCTCCAAGAATCGCTCGCCGGTATCCGGATCGTGCGCGCCTTCGGCCGCGAGCCGGAGCGGGTCGCCGGCTTTCGCGCCGAGAATGAAACGCTTCACCATCTGCAGGTGCGCCAAGCGCGACTGCAGGCGTTCAACATGCCGCTGATGACCCTCATCCTCTCGCTGGCGACAGCGGTCAGTCTGTGGGTCGGCGGTCAGGATGTTCTTGCGGGGACCCTTTCGGTCGGAGAGCTGGCCGCCTACCTCGGCTACCTCACCTTGCTGGCGCTGCCGGTGCGGCGGCTCGGCTTTCTGATCAACACCGTCGCCCGAGCGCACGCCGCCGGCCAGCGGATTTTCGATCTCCTCGACACTACAAGCGAGGTGCAGGACAGGCCCGGCGCGATTGAGCTGCCGCCTGTTGTGGGACACGTGCGCTTTGAGCACGTCAGCTTTGGGTATGACGAGCGCACGACCGTCCTGAAGGACATCACGATCGAGGCGCGGCCGGGAGAGGTGGTGGCACTGCTCGGCGCGACGGGCTCCGGCAAGAGCACCATCACGCTGTTGCTGCCCCGCTTCTACGACGTGACCGCAGGACGGATCACTATCGATGGATATGACATCCGCGACGTGACGATCCACTCGCTCCGCCGCCAGATCGGGATCGTCCTCCAAGAACCGTTTCTCTTCTCAGCAACGATCCGCGACAACATCGCCTACGGCAGGGAGGACGCGCCGTTCGAGAAGATCGTCGAGGCAGCGAAGCTCGCCGGAGCGCACGACTTCATCATGAGCTTTCCCCACGGCTATGACACGTGGGTCGGCGAGCGCGGCGTTACCCTCTCCGGCGGCCAGAAGCAGCGCATCGCCATCGCCCGGACGCTGCTGCTCAACCCCCGCATCTTGATTCTCGATGACTCGACCTCCTCGGTCGACACCCAGACCGAGCATCAGATCCAGCGCGCGCTCTATGAACTGATGAAGGGGCGGACCACGTTCGTGATCGCCCACCGGCTGCGGACTATCCAGAATGCGGATCAGATCCTCGTCCTCGAGCACGGCCGCATCGTCGAGCGGGGAACGCACGAGGACTTAGTGCGAAACGACGGGTTCTACCGCCGGATCTACGACCTGCAGTTGCGCGATCAAGAGGAGATGCAGGCGATGGCGGGACGCGGCGAGGCGCGGCGCCTCGAAAGCCGAGCGGGAGCATGGCCATGA
- a CDS encoding LLM class flavin-dependent oxidoreductase: MARDLLKNLAVGLSGVGNSPHDIMRLAKEFEHAGFAIVGAGDSTFDSFVTCAAIATATERVTIRTGVALWGRTPVQTVFAAATMDELSNGRFRLGLGPGPKQRSEEWHDVPYDKVVGRFKEYVTAIRTAWTGVPGHPVSYEGRYYRFKNFALFRTPPTKRLGIDLAANGPQMLTLAATIADRVLLNNMHGGRYLREEAAPRIREAARRAGRAEDEVRIGGGFLLSIDSDRERAIEKARHALTYNLSLPYNRALLSWYGLEEQRERLDWAATQGTREDFLNAITDEVVELFAVCGDGDYCRQVVASYSDVMDEASVNTAEWRGANADAGYRLLLEVFGR, translated from the coding sequence ATGGCGCGCGATCTGCTCAAGAACCTCGCCGTCGGCCTGAGCGGGGTCGGCAATTCGCCGCACGATATCATGCGGCTGGCCAAAGAGTTCGAGCACGCCGGCTTCGCCATTGTCGGCGCGGGCGACTCCACCTTCGACTCCTTTGTCACCTGTGCCGCGATCGCCACCGCGACCGAGCGGGTCACCATCCGCACCGGCGTCGCTCTCTGGGGCCGGACGCCGGTGCAGACCGTCTTTGCCGCCGCTACTATGGACGAACTGTCCAACGGCCGCTTTCGGCTCGGCCTCGGTCCAGGACCAAAACAGCGCAGCGAAGAGTGGCACGATGTGCCCTACGACAAGGTCGTCGGCCGCTTCAAGGAGTATGTCACGGCGATCCGGACCGCTTGGACTGGCGTGCCCGGTCATCCCGTCTCGTATGAAGGCCGCTACTACCGCTTCAAGAACTTCGCCCTCTTCCGCACGCCGCCGACCAAGCGGCTGGGCATCGACCTTGCCGCAAACGGTCCCCAGATGCTCACACTCGCCGCTACCATCGCCGACCGGGTCCTTCTGAACAACATGCATGGCGGTCGCTATCTTCGGGAAGAAGCGGCGCCACGCATCCGGGAGGCAGCGCGCCGTGCCGGGCGGGCGGAGGATGAGGTGCGGATCGGCGGCGGGTTTCTCCTTTCGATCGACAGCGACCGCGAACGGGCGATCGAGAAAGCGCGGCACGCGCTCACGTACAATCTGAGCCTTCCCTATAACCGGGCGCTCCTCAGCTGGTATGGCCTCGAGGAGCAGCGCGAGCGTCTCGACTGGGCAGCAACGCAGGGAACGCGGGAAGACTTTCTGAACGCGATCACGGATGAGGTGGTCGAGCTGTTCGCCGTCTGCGGCGACGGCGACTACTGTCGGCAGGTCGTCGCCTCCTATAGCGACGTGATGGACGAAGCGAGTGTCAATACCGCCGAATGGCGCGGCGCGAACGCCGACGCCGGCTACCGCCTCCTCCTCGAGGTGTTCGGCCGCTAA